Proteins co-encoded in one Candidatus Poribacteria bacterium genomic window:
- a CDS encoding glutamate-5-semialdehyde dehydrogenase, with product MSEIKAEVLKIAQAARKAAAKLANVSSDVKNTALLIMSNNLLEKAEELKEANRKDVETAREKGLSQAFIDRLTLTDKRIAEMADGLRQIAALPDPVGEITRMWRRPNGLLIGRMRVPIGVVGVIYESRPNVTADAAGLCVKSGNAVILRGGSEAINSNLAIAGILEDAAATAGLPDNCIQMIKTTDREAVMTMLKLDEYIDLIIPRGGKGLIRTVVENSSVPVVRHEEGICHVYVDESADLEMAVNICFNAKVQRPGTCNAMETMLVHSKIAPEFLPRMCRKFLDAGVELRGCERTRQICSDLEITQAAEVDWYTEYLDLILSIRVVDSLDEAIDHIMTYGSHHSDAIVTRNYQNAQRFINEVDSAAVYVNASTRFTDGYQFGLGAEMGISTQKLHCRGPMGLEDLTTQKYIIYGNGQVRE from the coding sequence ATGTCGGAAATCAAGGCTGAGGTTCTCAAAATAGCTCAGGCGGCCAGAAAAGCCGCCGCTAAACTGGCTAATGTCTCCTCCGATGTTAAGAACACCGCCCTTCTGATAATGTCAAACAATCTGCTTGAAAAGGCGGAGGAGCTGAAGGAGGCCAATAGGAAGGACGTGGAGACGGCGAGGGAAAAGGGGTTATCTCAGGCGTTTATCGACAGGCTGACGCTGACCGATAAGCGAATAGCCGAGATGGCGGATGGACTGAGGCAGATAGCCGCCCTGCCTGATCCCGTCGGGGAGATCACCAGGATGTGGCGACGGCCAAACGGGTTGTTGATAGGAAGGATGCGAGTGCCGATAGGGGTTGTGGGGGTCATATATGAGTCGAGGCCGAACGTCACCGCGGATGCCGCTGGGCTGTGCGTCAAATCCGGAAACGCCGTCATACTCCGCGGGGGATCAGAGGCGATTAACTCCAATCTGGCCATCGCCGGAATACTCGAGGATGCAGCCGCAACGGCCGGATTACCTGATAATTGCATTCAGATGATCAAGACCACCGACAGAGAAGCTGTTATGACGATGCTGAAGCTGGATGAATACATAGATCTGATCATACCTCGCGGAGGGAAAGGGCTTATAAGAACGGTGGTGGAGAACTCCTCCGTTCCCGTTGTCAGGCATGAGGAGGGGATCTGTCACGTGTATGTGGATGAATCCGCCGATCTGGAAATGGCCGTAAATATCTGCTTCAACGCCAAGGTTCAGCGCCCCGGAACCTGTAACGCCATGGAAACTATGCTGGTGCACTCTAAGATAGCACCTGAGTTTCTGCCCAGGATGTGCAGGAAATTCCTCGACGCGGGCGTAGAGCTCAGAGGGTGTGAGAGAACACGTCAGATCTGCTCGGACCTGGAGATCACCCAAGCGGCCGAGGTGGATTGGTACACGGAATATCTGGATCTGATCCTCTCCATCAGGGTTGTCGATAGCCTCGATGAGGCGATAGATCATATCATGACCTACGGCTCGCATCACTCCGACGCCATCGTCACACGGAACTATCAAAACGCCCAGAGGTTCATAAACGAGGTGGATTCGGCGGCCGTCTACGTGAACGCCTCAACAAGGTTTACGGACGGATATCAGTTCGGACTGGGCGCCGAGATGGGCATAAGCACACAGAAGCTCCATTGTCGTGGCCCGATGGGATTGGAGGATCTGACCACGCAGAAATACATCATCTACGGCAACGGACAGGTTCGAGAATGA
- the murQ gene encoding N-acetylmuramic acid 6-phosphate etherase, with protein sequence MRFITEERNPRSKGIDLRSVPEIIDIFLQEEETMLEAVRKQREEIARAVEMVIDTFKGGGKLFYVGAGTSGRLGVLDASECPPTFGTDPSMVQGIIAGGYQALHRAVEGAEDHPEDGAAAIRNHCVTSRDVVIGIATGARTPFVLGALKEAHRIGAKTIFLCCTPPLEETREYVDHFITPIVGPEIITGSTRLKAGTATKLILNMITTISMIRLGKVYDNLMVDVQAWNLKLVDRAKRIIGELTGVDYETAGRFLSMAGGSAKTAIVMIRRKVDRETAERLLEEAEGNLRKIIR encoded by the coding sequence ATGAGGTTCATAACCGAGGAGCGAAATCCCAGGTCTAAGGGGATCGACCTTCGCAGCGTGCCGGAGATAATCGATATCTTCCTCCAGGAGGAGGAGACCATGCTGGAGGCCGTGAGGAAGCAGCGAGAGGAGATCGCCCGGGCGGTGGAGATGGTGATCGATACCTTCAAGGGGGGCGGCAAGCTCTTCTACGTCGGGGCGGGCACGAGCGGCAGGCTGGGCGTGTTGGACGCCTCCGAATGTCCGCCCACCTTCGGCACAGACCCCTCCATGGTTCAGGGGATAATCGCCGGCGGATATCAGGCGCTTCACAGGGCGGTCGAGGGGGCGGAGGATCATCCCGAGGACGGTGCCGCGGCCATCAGAAACCACTGCGTCACCTCCAGGGATGTGGTCATCGGCATAGCTACCGGCGCCAGAACGCCTTTCGTCCTAGGCGCCCTCAAGGAGGCACATCGGATAGGCGCAAAGACCATCTTCCTATGCTGCACCCCTCCGCTTGAGGAGACCAGGGAATACGTCGATCACTTCATCACGCCGATCGTCGGACCGGAGATCATCACCGGATCCACCAGGCTGAAGGCCGGAACTGCCACAAAGCTCATCCTCAACATGATCACCACCATCTCCATGATCAGGCTCGGCAAAGTATATGACAACCTGATGGTGGACGTTCAGGCATGGAATCTGAAACTGGTCGATAGAGCCAAGAGGATAATAGGGGAGCTTACGGGCGTGGATTATGAAACCGCCGGACGGTTTCTCTCCATGGCAGGCGGCAGCGCTAAGACGGCGATCGTCATGATCAGAAGAAAGGTTGACAGGGAAACGGCAGAGAGATTGCTCGAGGAGGCAGAGGGAAATCTGAGGAAGATCATTCGATGA
- a CDS encoding SGNH/GDSL hydrolase family protein has protein sequence MNEFLIRNGERVVFIGDSITDAGRDGDPNGLGYGYVSIIATLTTVAYPGRKIQFINKGVSGNRIVELRERWQEDVIDLKPDWVSISIGINDVWRRFDGRPHMAVPLNDFIAIYRTLIEETLRFTRANLILMETSVIGEELGNCPNRVLSSYNEAIRGFARNYDAILVPVNRAFRRAILSRPGFRWTEDGVHPNPYGHALIALTWLKSLGFEV, from the coding sequence ATGAACGAATTTCTCATCCGGAATGGGGAGAGGGTGGTGTTCATCGGCGATAGTATAACTGACGCCGGCAGGGATGGGGATCCGAACGGTCTGGGATATGGCTACGTCTCGATCATCGCCACCCTCACCACCGTCGCCTATCCCGGCAGAAAGATCCAGTTCATCAACAAGGGGGTCAGCGGCAACCGGATCGTCGAACTGAGGGAGAGATGGCAGGAGGATGTGATAGATCTGAAGCCCGATTGGGTATCCATATCTATCGGCATAAACGACGTGTGGAGGAGATTCGACGGACGGCCTCATATGGCGGTACCCCTCAACGACTTTATCGCCATCTATCGCACACTGATCGAGGAAACCCTCAGGTTCACGCGGGCGAACCTGATCCTGATGGAGACGTCGGTCATCGGTGAGGAGCTGGGGAATTGTCCCAACAGGGTTTTATCGTCCTATAACGAGGCCATCAGGGGATTCGCCAGAAACTATGATGCGATACTGGTTCCCGTAAACAGGGCTTTTAGGAGGGCGATCCTCTCCAGACCCGGGTTCAGATGGACGGAGGATGGCGTTCACCCCAATCCTTATGGTCACGCGCTGATCGCCCTCACATGGCTTAAAAGCTTAGGGTTTGAGGTGTGA